Proteins found in one Hoplias malabaricus isolate fHopMal1 chromosome 17, fHopMal1.hap1, whole genome shotgun sequence genomic segment:
- the chrnb5b gene encoding neuronal acetylcholine receptor subunit beta-2 — protein sequence MWLMAARASPGLALLALTVGAALCAEVEERLINYLLSPDRYNKLIRPAVNKSQQVTIAIQVSLAQLISVNEREQIMTTNCWLTQVWNDYRLMWDPEEYEGVRKVRLPSQHIWLPDIVLYNNADGTYEVSFYSNAVVSSNGEVAWLPPAIYKSACKIEVRDFPFDQQNCTLKFRSWTYDHTEIDLILLSDFASRDDFKPSGEWDIVSLPGRKNEDPNDITYLDITYDFIIKRKPLFYTINLIIPCVLITSLAILVFYLPSDCGEKMTLCISVLLALTVFLLLISKIVPPTSLAVPLIGKYLMFTMVLVTFSIVTSVCVLNVHHRSPSTHTMPSWVKHFFLHRLPTFLFMRRPGSSNIREKFRRKHQQRSFSEMPSKGEQDTSDSTFFVNEDSAKHMSWRSADLSDNSELRKRLSVKCSVDAEEAVEGVKYIADKMKSEDDDEGIIEDWKYVAMVIDRLFLWIFVLVCVAGTVGLFMQPLFKSYNTPVVENME from the exons ctGCGTTATGTGCAGAGGTGGAAGAGCGGTTAATTAATTACCTACTCTCTCCTGACCGCTACAACAAGCTGATACGGCCAGCTGTGAACAAGAGTCAGCAGGTGACCATTGCTATCCAAGTGTCCCTCGCTCAGCTCATCAGTGTG AACGAGAGGGAGCAGATCATGACCACCAACTGCTGGCTCACTCAG GTGTGGAACGACTACAGATTGATGTGGGATCCAGAGGAGTATGAAGGGGTCAGAAAAGTCCGCCTCCCATCCCAGCACATATGGCTGCCAGACATTGTACTGTATAATAA TGCTGATGGGACGTACGAGGTGTCTTTCTACTCCAACGCTGTTGTGTCCAGCAATGGTGAGGTTGCCTGGTTACCACCAGCCATCTACAAGAGTGCCTGTAAAATTGAGGTGCGGGACTTCCCTTTTGACCAGCAGAACTGCACACTCAAGTTCCGCTCCTGGACTTACGACCACACTGAGATCGATCTGATCTTGCTCTCGGACTTCGCCAGCCGGGATGACTTTAAACCGAGCGGCGAGTGGGACATCGTCTCCCTGCCTGGCCGGAAGAACGAAGACCCTAATGATATCACCTACTTGGACATCACATACGACTTCATCATTAAACGCAAGCCCCTATTCTACACCATCAACCTCATCATCCCTTGTGTTCTCATCACATCTCTGGCCATCCTGGTCTTCTACCTGCCTTCAGACTGCGGTGAGAAGATGACCCTGTGTATCTCCGTTCTTCTAGCCCTTACTGTCTTCCTTCTGCTCATCTCCAAGATTGTTCCACCAACATCTCTGGCAGTTCCCCTCATTGGCAAGTACTTGATGTTCACCATGGTCCTGGTGACCTTCTCGATCGTGACCAGCGTTTGCGTCCTGAATGTCCACCACCGTTCTCCGAGCACGCACACCATGCCCTCATGGGTCAAGCACTTCTTCCTCCACCGACTGCCCACATTCTTATTCATGCGAAGGCCTGGGTCGTCCAACATCCGGGAGAAGTTCCGGCGCAAGCATCAGCAGCGTTCATTCTCGGAGATGCCTAGTAAAGGAGAGCAGGACACTTCGGACTCCACTTTCTTCGTGAACGAGGACTCGGCCAAACACATGAGCTGGAGGAGCGCTGACCTGTCGGACAACTCTGAGCTCCGCAAACGACTATCGGTCAAGTGCTCAGTGGACGCGGAGGAGGCCGTGGAGGGAGTGAAGTACATCGCTGACAAGATGAAGAGCGAGGATGACGATGAAGGG ATCATCGAGGACTGGAAATATGTAGCGATGGTAATAGACCGGCTCTTCCTCTGGATCTTTGTATTGGTGTGTGTTGCTGGAACTGTCGGACTCTTCATGCAGCCTCTCTTCAAAAGCTACAACACTCCCGTGGTGGAAAACATGGAGTGA